The following are encoded in a window of Oncorhynchus mykiss isolate Arlee chromosome Y, USDA_OmykA_1.1, whole genome shotgun sequence genomic DNA:
- the LOC110509564 gene encoding protein huluwa produces the protein MSQIGPSTPLSNLSEGLSIISLRLLLILLIPCVVLLLLLNCLFLGYKLHIFSKKNRKKDNETILQSTLSTRQRMTIISEAPFVPNQDGKGYISVSEPILAQALSSPRSSSNDKAAVAQSIRFVHLVGATGDGGSKSLGAPSAILATTADTNSRIDQPRRSSVYSRNKIGWRRSAPVLPQSSDSEAEQPNLVPPNSPALNSTHSRVTPDQRHMRRCSTMELQYVLNNTEEHKFDMVEFECEYASSIPPETSCFVASDNSSTMGPGLDSDFGASAGVSLRILSADSDGLTNRMWATGMDWDYYDPCYVRERHIPKQKYHKPALHTKHYWV, from the exons ATGTCGCAAATAGGCCCTTCAACACCACTCTCAAATCTGAGTGAAGGTTTGTCAATTATAAGTTTAAGACTACTTCTTATTTTACTCATACCGTGCGTGGTTCTTCTGCTGCTGTTGAACTGTTTGTTCCTGGGTTACAAGTTACACATTTTTTCAAAGAAGAACAGAAAAAAAGACAACGAAACTATTTTACAGTCTACTCTTTCGACGCGCCAGAGAATGACCATAATATCAGAGGCGCCATTTGTCCCAAATCAAGATGGGAAAGGTTATATCTCTGTTTCAGAGCCTATTTTGGCGCAGGCCTTGAGCTCTCCACGTTCCTCTTCAAATGACAAGGCAGCAGTGGCGCAGAGTATCCGATTCGTCCATCTGGTTGGGGCCACAGGCGATGGTGGTTCGAAGTCCCTGGGGGCTCCGAGCGCCATATTGGCGACAACAGCCGATACCAACTCCAGGATCGACCAGCCCCGTAGGTCAAGCGTGTACAGTAGGAATAAAATAGGGTGGCGCAGAAGCGCCCCTGTCCTACCGCAGTCAAGTGATTCAGAGGCAGAACAGCCTAACCTTGTGCCACCCAATTCACCTGCTCTAAATTCTACACACTCAAGG GTAACACCTGATCAGAGGCACATGCGTCGGTGCAGCACCATGGAGCTGCAATATGTATTGAACAACACAGAGGAACACAAGTTTGATATGGTTGAATTCGAATGTGAATATGCCAGTAGCATACCTCCAGAGACTTCATGCTTTGTTGCATCTGACAACTCTTCCACAATGGGACCTGGATTGGACAGCGACTTTGGAGCAAGCGCTG GTGTCTCGCTCCGAATTCTGTCTGCAGACAGCGACGGTCTCACCAACAGAATGTGGGCTACAGGAATGGATTGGGACTATTATGACCCGTGCTACGTGAGGGAGAGACACATACCCAAACAAAAATATCACAAACCTGCATTACATACCAAGCATTATTGGGTGTGA
- the LOC110509566 gene encoding dnaJ homolog subfamily B member 5-like: MVLIWTQFGVKTKNGKCKVRVMNRNDSSGSSSGENQKDQEVPVLSRPVGKDFYKVLGVESDSNEDEIKKAYRKMALKFHPDKNSAADAADKFKEIAEAYEILTDSKKRVIYDQFGEEGLKNGGGVSMAGKENNPHHYSYHGDAHETFSTFFQGSDHFDIFFGPDGEEELFNPFNRFTFSKGDGYHGNYGPNGEKLRRGRRQGVAVVHDLLVTLEEVFHGCSKHMKITRHRLNPDGRSFRTEDKVLNVVVKKGWKEGTKITFPREGDETANSKPADVAFILKDKKHPHYKRDGSNIVYTAKITLKEALCGCTVNVPTLDNRTMPLPCSDVIKPGAIRRLRGEGLPHAKTPTTRGDLVVEFQVAFPDRIPPQSKEIIKHSLIGC, translated from the exons ATGGTTCTGATCTGGACCCAGTTTGGAGTGAAAACCAAAAATGGCAAGTGCAAGGTCCGCGTTATGAACAGGAATGACAGCTCGGGCTCTTCATCAGGG GAGAACCAGAAGGACCAAGAGGTTCCCGTTCTGTCCAGGCCTGTGGGGAAGGATTTCTACAAGGTCCTGGGTGTCGAGTCTGACTCCAATGAAGATGAAATCAAGAAGGCATACAGGAAGATGGCCCTGAAGTTTCACCCCGACAAGAACAGCGCTGCGGATGCCGCGGACAAGTTTAAGGAGATTGCAGAAGCTTATGAGATTCTGACCGACTCCAAGAAAAGGGTCATCTATGATCAGTTTGGAGAAGAAG GTCTCAAGAACGGAGGCGGGGTGTCCATGGCAGGCAAAGAGAACAACCCCCATCACTATAGTTACCACGGCGATGCCCACGAGACCTTCTCAACATTCTTCCAGGGCTCCGACCACTTCGACATCTTCTTCGGGCCCGACGGCGAGGAGGAGCTTTTCAATCCCTTTAACCGTTTCACCTTCAGCAAAGGTGATGGTTACCATGGTAACTACGGCCCCAACGGTGAGAAACTTCGTCGCGGGCGACGGCAGGGCGTGGCGGTGGTGCACGACCTCCTGGTGACCCTAGAAGAGGTGTTCCATGGCTGCTCTAAGCACATGAAGATCACGCGGCACCGCCTCAACCCAGACGGCCGCAGCTTTCGCACTGAGGACAAGGTCCTGAACGTGGTGGTGAaaaagggatggaaggagggtaCCAAGATCACCTTTCCCAGAGAGGGTGACGAGACGGCCAATAGCAAACCCGCTGACGTGGCCTTCATCCTCAAGGACAAGAAACACCCCCACTACAAGAGGGACGGGTCCAACATAGTCTATACGGCAAAGATCACCCTCAAAGAA GCTCTATGTGGATGCACAGTCAACGTCCCCACCCTCGACAACAGGACGATGCCACTACCGTGCAGTGACGTCATCAAGCCCGGCGCCATTCGGCGGCTGAGGGGCGAGGGGCTGCCCCATGCCAAGACCCCCACCACACGTGGCGACCTGGTGGTGGAGTTCCAGGTGGCCTTCCCTGACAGGATCCCTCCCCAGTCCAAAGAGATCATCAAACACAGCCTCATTGGGTGCTAA